The Oreochromis aureus strain Israel breed Guangdong linkage group 16, ZZ_aureus, whole genome shotgun sequence genome includes the window AGAAGTGTATAAACACACTGGCTCCCTATTAACTTCAGGGTCACTTTTAAAGCTCTGGGTTTGACTTTTAGTCTAGCATATATCAGTGAACTATGCATCCATATGTCCACAGCAGTTCTCAGAGATCATGTGATTAGGGTCAGCGCTCAGAACAACAACAGTGGTTTCCAGCCTCAGGAGCTCCCACAGAGCTTGAGATCTGTTAATTCAGTGATTTCTTTGATAAAAAGCAGCTAAAAACTCATCTTAAACTTGGATGactttttgtcttcatttttttttggtttggaaTCATGTTGTGATATTTATCTTATAATATAAATCCTGTGTGACATCGGGTCAGCTGGAGGCGCAGTCGAaagattgcagcggtcccagatcagatgtacacactggaactctttcccatgttgctcgtctgtgttttattgtgctatggtgtgttgatatctgtgcattcctgtattatccttttgtgttacacatttcgatgtttttttcctcgctacctagcctgacctgtctccccaatgtgatgttgtgtaatgtatgtatggtcggcaaggtctgtcatctcggttgcgggcaaaagacctgcaactgacaaataaaggctatctcatctcTCATCTCATCTTATAGTGCACATGCTAATAATCACAATATCCAACTTAAAACAGTCTTAAATATCTTGCAAACACAATATTCACATAACTGTACCAATGCAAACAAATGTCCACTCTATGGATCTGTAGAACTGCAGGATGAGCTTACCTGACCTGAACGTCCTTTAGGCCTTAATTAGAAAACAGATAAGTTTAATCAAATCTTTCATATCTGCATCAAAATTTCAGAGGATCACAAATATTCACAAATAACTTGATAAAAACCCACATCATATATGCATCATACATGCAGGTGTAGGTGTGCGGCAGACAGATTTGTGAACCCAAAAACGCAGGACTCTGCAATACAGAATGAactaaaaacacacaacaaaatgCAAAAGACCAAACTAAACAGTCACACAACTTAAAATAaactggctggctggctggctggctggctggctggctggctggctggctggctggctggctggctggctggctggctggctggctggcaggcaggcaggcaggcaggcagagcCACTTTCTACAACTAGCAAGAACATGACAGAGAACCCAGGGAACCGCAGACTATATACACACAGAGGATAACGAGGAACAGGAcacaggtgggaacacagctgacgcTAACCagactgacgagacaggggaagcaaaactgaacataataCACACGCGAtggagactatcaaaataaaacaggaactaacacacacagagactagATCAGTGGTCCCCAAACCCCAGGCCACGGACCGGTGccggtctgtgagtcgtttggtaccgggccgcgagagttaaggctcaggtgtgaaatttacggttttcatgatttttatcggtttatattgttatttttctatggttttttatcgttaactcggtttccctgggtcttttcccgtgtgttatgaataaatcttcttttttttggtaccggtactggttttattttgttgtatttatctgcgacaccttaaaggccggtgtGTGAAAATAGTGTCGGACATAAACTgctccgtggcgcaaaaaacgTTGGGGACCGCTAGACTAGATGACAAAACTAAGACCGGAACATACAAATAGtaaacatagcagaaatacaacgACAACCACCAAAacctgaaaaacaaaccaaaccagaATATTAAATAAAGCAGAACCCAAAAAGTCTAAATGCATAAACAATGGGTCACAGACCCACGACCATGACACCTTGTTTAAATTCAAAACAGTTTACACACTACGTAATGGATTGCTCAACACTGACGCTGCAGACAGAAAAGACACTCAGGGCCAGTATTCGTCAGCTTCATTGCAACAACAATCTTTGTGCCAAAGATAGACTAGTGATGCAACGGGGCTGCTGTATGTGGAAAGAATTTTCTccaaacagaacaacaacaatatgTCCTCATGACCAAATACGCAGCACTGGGCCACTGCTTTGTAACAGATGAGTCAGAGGTCTTCATTTAGAAGCGAATGCAATATTTAGCTAGTGTCAGTGTTAGTGTTAGTAGCAGGCAGTGTTGTGGCAACATAAAGGTTTTACACCTTAAACACATTGTGAAAGTCCCATAACTTAAATTATTAGATTTAAACATGAAACCTTGTTTTATTGGTTAAGAGTATTTCCAATGGAAATCACAAGTCATTATAATAGTAATGAACATGTATAATGAATCACTTACTACATAAAGATGAACCTGCCTGTCCTATGCTTGGATTTTGTTGTTGAATTATGTCATGCACTTTGGACTTCACTGAACCAGTACGACCTTTTGAGTCAgaaatctatttttttattacCAAGTGTAACATAATAATGTAGCAATTTACCCCCACATAGAAACAAAGACATGGAGGGTATGAGTCCAGCTTATTCCTGACCTAACAACATATTTAACATACAGTACATGGGGTACTAACTGAACCCAAGAATAATTTTACTGTGACAAGTAATCATAGCAATCATAATATATGTATAGCACTCCCAAATGACCAAGCTCCTTACTCTGTCTCTAAAGGAGAGGCCAAACATGCTTCAACATTTCTCCTTGTATCACAATCTCATTTCTCCTTACACTACCCAGAGAGCATGACCATAAATGAGGGGCAGAACGTGGATCAACCTATAAATTGACAGCTTCAGGGTCAGCTCTCTCGTCACCCCATTACTGCAGATGCCACATCGATCTCTCAATTTCCTGCTCCACTCCCGTgtcactcatgaacaagaccctgagatatTTAAAGTCCTCCACTAGTGCTGTCTAATGCTGCAAACTTTGGTATCGATCTGATACCAGTTAAAAACAGTGCCAGTATTGCTGATACTAGTGCTGATACTTGTTTCCCTGTCTCACTTAGCTGCTGGCAGTATGAACCAATCTCTCACTATGGTTCTGCAGGGACCAGAAACAACTAAAACCAACTAACGCTAAACACACTACAGGCACACAGTTTGCTTCGTGCAATGTTGAGGGCATGCTGGCATGTGACAGGAGGAGCAAACAGTTTCCACCCCCCTCTCTGTGATCCGGGAGCAAAGGTAACACTTTTGTCAAGTAGATCTTCCTGCTGAGCACTGGACCGTCAGCAGGTGGAGTTTTACTTACTCCTGGGAGGTGCAGCTCAGAATAAGACTTGTTAGTAGCAGTGTCAGGTCTCCTTTTCATGTGTTGCATGAGCAAGGCGCAATCCACTACAGCAATGTCTCCAACATCAAGTCTGAGAAGATCCCCATCGACATGTTGAAGGCATTAATAGTAAAATAATGCAACGTCTCAATCTTTACAATCTTTACATCTAATATGCTTTTTATGGtctgttgtgaataaaatatcgGCTTATTTGCATTTTACACAGCAAGTCAGCTTTTTTAGAGTTGGGTTTGTGGCTATTCtgcaaatataaacaaacaaacactctgAATGGAACCCACTTGATTTagataaacttttattttgtattgtttCTGTGAAATGGACCTTGACTGTGAAGTTCTTCTGATATTAAAactatattttgtatttgtatattGGCCAGTTTGTGACGGCAGCTGTGCAGAAATTTAAACAGCTCGCTTAACTTTCTCTCTATCTCTCCACACTGTTCTACTTCTGCTCCCACTGATTTCTTTAATTCCCTCCCTAATACTAATCATTCCCCTCCTCCGCCTCTGTGACAGCCACTCATCTCTTTGCCGTTAGGAAATTGAATCTTTACACTCTCTTTACAGATTTATATGTCAATGTTTTCCTGTTATTTTCCCTCAAAGACTTAAAATGTGGGCATCTTTGCATTGCATTTAATCTGAGATCTGTCACTGTTTTCCATGTTGGCATGGTATCCATTAGTGTGAGAGGAAGATGTGTTTACAATACAGAAATagaaatacacagaaataaTCAGTGTAATATGTATGTTTAGAAAGGAGCTGCAAAAACCTTTTACCTTCCCAGAAAatgaaatttgttttttgtttttttttacttctagcTGTTATTAATGGATGTGGCTGTGATAGTGACAAAGAACCTCACAAACAGAATGAGTTCCTAATCGTGAAGCACTTTAAACAAATGATTGACTGGGGCCTTAACCTTGACTGAGGCATAAATTGCTCCAAGTCTGTCACGTTGTGCACGTAGTACAAAGCAAATGTTTGCAAGCTGATTTTCAATAAAAATCAGCGCTGTCTTCCTCTGTATTGCTGACATAATGGAAGTTCACTGTAGAATACGTGTTGCACGGCATGTTTGAGGTTTCTGTTCTTTCGCCCTCAGATAAACAGGGTCATTGAAAACAAGAATTAAAATGATCATTCATTTTATGTTTAGGCATACGGCTTCCAACCAATCTGTGCTGCAAAATCAGTAGCAGTGTGTCCCCATGCGTCAGCACTTTCAGTTTGCAAAACAGTGGATGGATTCATCTGAGTATTTTACATTGTAAAAACACttcaacacagaaacacacaaattgTAAGGCTTCAGAATTTAATTGACATTCAAGTGATTGACTGAAGTAATTGAGAGTTTCTATTTCCGGGGTAAGGGCTCGATTAAAGATCATACCAAGGAAACAAAATGAACTCTGTCAGCAAGTGATTAAAGGTAGTTGGTCTTAAATTCAAATTTTGAAAAGTTAAACGGGCAAAACCTTTGTTAGAATTAGTTTACAAAACCTGCAGATGTGCAGAAAGTTGTTTACATggaaaataacaagaaaaaaaatacatgagtGCACAGGAAGTTAAGAATAAACACCAAGATGAAGGCAAACAGCTTTCCTTTTCAGTGATCAACAGAATATTTCAGCATATTTAAACCCCTGGTATCTCataaataatttttcaaaatgacaataacattaatatttatgaTATTGTTTGGGTTTTACATATGTACCGGATGTCTCCCAGGACTGATATAAATATTGTTCTGGCTGAGTAGGTCTTCTTATGTCCATCCAGCTGAGCCAGAATTCTAATGAAAGAGGATCGGACTAAAGGAGATTCTCCAATcagaaaaacagctgcaaatAGAATCATCAGAGGGAAAAGAGACAGATGCTAATGCAGCAATGTCAGATTTTACGATGATTTAATCAGACTTCATGTGTATCGTGCCATTTAGCTGTGAAGACTTAAACTTTGTTAAACTTTGTGTTTCTAAgtggatgttttttgtttgttttttactcctTAAGTATAAGGATTGTGTATCTGGTGTATTTGTGATATTTCTGTTGATGACTGAACTCGACTGCGCTCAGATCATCGGCCTTTATTCCTATTGACATTCCTGAACAAATAAAAGATGTGGGATGACAAGGCTTATCTTTGCGTGTGAGGGCCACACATAGGCCCACAAGTTCAGGTTTCTGAGGTTATAATGTGTGCATCTAAGTTACGGTACTTTTTAATTCTCATCATACTGATTACGATTCATGCAAACCCAAGCAATGTATTGCACAAGTGATTTTTTTCCTatcattcaattttttttaataatagacAAGAGGTCTGTACCATTATTGTCTATTTGAGAAGCATCTTAGACaggcagagtttctcagaagCGAAGGTGGGCAGAGGTTCACAGACTTGCAAAGCACTGCATTTCAAACCTGTTACACAATTTCAGAAAAAATATCTTTCaccttaaaattgcaaagattTTGAATGTGTCTTCATCTGCAATACATAATATCAAAGATTGAGAGAATCTGGAAAACTCTCTGTGTGAGGGACAAGGCCAAATTTATGGAGcatcatgaaatgaaaaacatgacaaagaagGATCCGAAACTGTTGAGCAGCTAGAGTCCTGTAAGGACAAAAAAAGGGGACAATCATCTCCCAAAAGTCCGGCAGCTGGTCTCCTTAGTTCCCAGATGTTCCAGATGACAACAGAAGAGGTGATGCTACTTTGTGGTACATTTGAGTTCTTCAGATTCTGTcatattcattttaaagattgAAGGTAttttctataaataaaatatgggtttatgagatttgtaaACCATTGCATTCTTGTGCATTACTTTCCTCCCATTTGCATACATGATAAGAGAAAGCAGCAACAAGAAACCAACACAAACAGAGCAGGCATGCATGACGACAGAGCAAAAGCATaagtgggttgcaaagtggctggCAGTTCTAAGAAATGTGCCAATTGGATGTACAGAAGGACATCAGCAGAGCAGTCAGTTGATGTGGACTGCcactgagatcagctgatctgccaGGGTTACGCTTGACTTGTAATGCAATGAAACAATGTTCACAGACAAGTTTGTCACTCATTGTTGGAATTCCTCTTTAACTGCACAGAGTGAGTTTCACACAACTTTAGTTTTCAGCACTGAATAACACAGACTCAGAACAGCGGTTTGATAAAACCGTGTAAAACTCTTTACTTAAAAATACGTTAAAGAAGTACACCAAAGCGTTCATGGTCACGGTTTATGGAAACTTTGCATCCTCTTCTCTCTTCTCACTTCAAACCTGAAAATTTTCCATCACacgaaaaacaaacaaacagcgcTCCtgcagtagaaaaaaaaaaatcagcattacTAACATTTCATAAACTTAAATTAGGTTTTGTTTATACATCATTTAACACCATAATGCACATTTGAAAAAGTATAACACAATGAGATTGATAttatcttcctttttttttcaaatcttaCAGTGACTTCTTTGGCAGCATTTATTGACTTCATCTCCCATGAGCTTTAGTAAATCTTTTGTTTGTGCATTTAATAGCATATTTGCAACAAATAGGAAGCACAGGGAAAGCTATTAAAAATGGAATGGAAGGCAGCACGTACATGGAGCCCACACAAAGGGAACAATTTTTACTGATAAGTATTACCTACACTGAGGCCATCCTACTTCTGTTAATGTTCACCTTACAAACATTGTACAACACTTAGTCCAAGGATAGTGAAACGCTGCAGTCAgcagtttttgtttaattttgtggGGGTAGTGGGTTAGTAACCTCTCAGGTAGCTGGACCTGGTCTGGCCTGCAGATCCAGCTCAGGCAGACTTCTGGAATATTCTGAAAAGATATTTGTTGCATGTGATGAGTAAAGTGGTTCAAttataaatacacataaataaatagagATTCTTTTGTACACTTTTTGTCACATCAAATGATCTACCGATATCGACGAGCCTTTCTTTGGAAAGCattaattttgcataaatattaCATTAGGTAACCATTGGTGTGCATGTAGGTTTTAATGCTGTAGAATATTCACCCACATTCAAGTTCTCAAAAGTGATGATTGCACAAGTCTGCTTTTTATTCAGTGCTGTAGCATGATGACATAAGATATATAAGTGATTAGACTTCTGtgcccaaaaaataaaattctatGAATCTCTGTTGCACCAGGACTCATTTTCCTGGTAGGTGGTTTGAACAAAGACAAGTCAGAGGTGGAGGTCTGTGGGGGCACAGCTCTGGGGGCTCATCAAATATTGTGGGCGTCTTTTGATAAAGCTACTGGTTGTGCACATTGTCCCCTCCTCCTCTGGTACCCAGTGTGATGTGACCTTTGTAAACTGGGCTACCGTATAAAAGGATGCAGCAGCAGTTGCAGGGGTACCTTTGGCCCAGCTCTCCAGGCCTCTCTGGTCTCAGAGGAATCCTCATCATGAAGCTGCTTTCCTGCGTCCTGTTGCTTACCCTGGCCCTGGGAAGGGCTCACTCGTAAGTGGACTTGTACTTCTAACGAAGAGAGAAAACCCAGGCAGTTTGAATGCTTTTTAATGTCagttgtttaactttttttcattaaaactcAATACTAATGTAATGCGTTTCAGGGGACATCATGTTATGTCATTGCTGCATATCTAAAATGTTTCcagcttatttattttttttgttgtttgtgctaAATGCAGACATGATTACAGATCTGAAGCAACACTTTAATTTAGCTAAAGTCACTTTTCATAGTTCCTGAGTTAAGCAGCATTGATACGGGAAAGAATAAGACAAGAAATTATGATAATAAAAGCATTGTTATGTACTTTTTAAAAGCTGGTTACAGTGATATTTTCGTAAGTAGGCTACATTAATGTGAATTGTTTTAACCCCACGTGATCTCATTATTTTCACTGGATATCACACAACATGACATTGTGGCTTCATACAGTATAGCTTGAGTAGAAAAATAGGTGAAGACTGAAAACTGCTCTCATGTGCGTTTTCCCTTTAACAACTTTGTAAAACTAAAAGTCTGAGCCTAAGTTTAGAGTGAAATTGCTTAAAGTGATAACATGCCTTTTCTCTGCTCTTAAAACCAGACAAAAACCCCCACATCCGCCTGGGCATGGAGGTGCAGGACTTCCACCACATCCGCCTGGGCATGGAGGTGCAGGACTTCCACCACATCCGCCTGGGCATGGAGGTGCAGGACTTCCACCACATCCACCTGGGCATGGAGGTGCAGGACTTCCACCACATCCACCTGGGCATGGAGGTGCAGGACTTCCACCACATCCACCTGGGCATGGAGGTGCAGGACTTCCACCACATCCACCTGGGCATGGAGGTGCAGGACTTCCACCGCATGCACATGGACATGACCATGGACATGACCATGAACATGACCATGAACATGGGCATGAAGGACGTGagttgaaagattttatttttttaaattcacagaCATTTCTCAACACAAGTGCTATCATGTTCTATATTATGAGCCTTCTTTTAACTTTCACCTGATATTCTGCAGATGACCTTGACCGCTGTGCAGGTCTTGAGATGGATGCTGTTGCAGTGAATGAAGAGGGAATCCCATACTTTTTCAAGGGTAAGTATCTATAGAGGAGTCATGGGCAGGCATTTTGACACTGCATGAGGGGATGCTATGACCAGGGAATATGTcatacttttaaaatgtgtttgatcaTCATAGAGCTCTAATGGAGTACGCACTGCAGCATGCATAAAAAGTGCGAATGGCTCTGTTTAATGACTGTGTCCCACATACGTTCTGTCAGGTGACCATTTATTCAAGGGCTTCCACGGCCATGCCGAGTTCTCCAATAAGAGTTTCGCTGAGTTGGACGATCATCATCACCTGGGCCATGTGGATGCTGCTTTCCACATGCACTTTGAAGACAACCCCGACGACCACGACCGcatgttcttcttcttggtAGCAACATTTTATTGTGTTATTGATCATAACAGAGTTTGGCAACAGGCAAACATCCAGAGAAGGAAACAGTTTAAATAAGCCAATAGGAATTACAACACAAAGCAAGATGGATAGCAAGACTAAAGTGGGAGGGAGACAACAGCTGTCCTTGCAGTTGAGCTGGCAGGACAGTGTGACTAGAGAACGGGTATGATGTAGGCCAGTGGTTTTCAAACATTTTGTGTGAAAAGCACACCTGCACTCATATCTGTGCAAAATAGTCTCCATCATGCCATCTGACATGTCATGAATTCTTCTTTTGACTGTCTGACTGATGAGGGCAGCTAGTACGATCGCCTACATATTACTTACCATCATCATTTCATCAGAAACACAGTCTCACACGTGGTTCTACTACTTCAGATTCATATGTAGGCTCATATTCTCTCTTGGCCAAGTTTCTTtcagaaatgacagaaaatgatGAAGAATTCAGGCTGAAAACCAAAAAAGTTAAAGTCTGGACTGGTGTGCACCACAAATACCTTTCTCAGTTTCTTTTAGCATTCTCATGAGTAATTATAGCTGGTCAAGTGTGATGATGATTAAAAATTATCAACATTCCACAACTGCCCAAACTTTGGGGTTGAAAACTGCTGTAAATGTGAAGCCTTTGCAAAATAAATTTTGTCTGCATTACTGCTTTCTGAAAGCGATACAAAGTGAGAGAGTCGCCTTAGAAGCCTAACGACTTGTCAGTTTAATCTTACTTGTGTATTTTAAACATAGGACAACAAGGTGTTCAGCTTTTACAAGCACAAGCTGGAGGATGGCTATCCCAAGGATATCTCTGAAGTCTTCCCTGGAATCCCTGACCATCTGGATGCTGCAGTGGAATGTCCTCATCCAGAGTGCCCCAACGACTCCGTTATCTTCTTCAAAGGTAAATAAAGTCTCACTGACCACACTGTGAGAAAACTGTGGTTATTATTCCAATGAGACCAAGAGCATTTTTCACTATCGTCAAAAGAAAAGCTACCCGAGGGAAAATGTTAAACAAacgtgtcttttttttcccctgaaggGGACGAAATCTACCACTTCGATCTTAAAAGCAAGGCTGTAGAGGAGAAAGAGT containing:
- the hpxa gene encoding hemopexin gives rise to the protein MQQQLQGYLWPSSPGLSGLRGILIMKLLSCVLLLTLALGRAHSQKPPHPPGHGGAGLPPHPPGHGGAGLPPHPPGHGGAGLPPHPPGHGGAGLPPHPPGHGGAGLPPHPPGHGGAGLPPHPPGHGGAGLPPHAHGHDHGHDHEHDHEHGHEGHDLDRCAGLEMDAVAVNEEGIPYFFKGDHLFKGFHGHAEFSNKSFAELDDHHHLGHVDAAFHMHFEDNPDDHDRMFFFLDNKVFSFYKHKLEDGYPKDISEVFPGIPDHLDAAVECPHPECPNDSVIFFKGDEIYHFDLKSKAVEEKEFKSMPNCTSAFRFMEHYYCFHGHMFSKFDPKTGEVHGKYPKEARDYFMRCSKFSNSSDHVERERCSRVHLDAITSDDAGNIYAFRGHHYLHKDENDTLTSDTIDNDFKELHSEVDAAFSYENHLYLIKNNNLYVYQVGEPHTHLDGYPKPVKEELGIEGPIDAAFVCEDHHIAHIIKGNHMYDVELKVTPRKAGNERPIGPFKRVDTAMCGPGGVKVIIGNHFYHFDSTKLLSTARSLPEQHKVSLELFGCDH